In Paramormyrops kingsleyae isolate MSU_618 chromosome 13, PKINGS_0.4, whole genome shotgun sequence, a single window of DNA contains:
- the dusp8a gene encoding dual specificity protein phosphatase 8 isoform X2, with protein sequence MDVVVAPPPERRWPNMHDGERKLKIRVRRMKEGRELRGGFAAFSSCFPGLCEGKPAGILPMSLSQPCLPVANVGPTRILPHLYLGSQKDVLNKDLMAQNGITYVLNASNTCPKPDFICESHFMRIPVNDNYCEKLLPWLDKTNDFIDKAKVSNCRVIVHCLAGISRSATIAIAYIMKTMGLSSDDAYRFVKDRRPSISPNFNFLGQLLEFEKGLKLLKALSSGPGNALADSPEEERESKNGEAYCAFPGPESGHLEKKLETPEVESKVASPSSLQQGFNGLHLSAERILDTNRLKRSFSLDIKSVYAPSSGPQRPPSLAVTPVDSEDVPKLCKLDSPGTTNGVCQFSPVGDSPGSAESPVGSESRPRQRRRGKPTSGSSPARTLSLGFSRGTAAHKSPSLDENLKASLLLSLPAAGSNAAWTKHREPAQATTPDTPTGDGPWFFGADTSAGGSAAMRFGGAPYVAFGCGGLAASCEAVRLREKPPEARDGRGSWHEEAPPTGPSSADKQFKRRSCQMEFEEGMAETRSREELGKIGKQSSFSGSMEIIEVS encoded by the exons GGGGGTTCGCAGCCTTCTCCTCCTGCTTCCCAGGTCTCTGCGAGGGAAAGCCAGCAGGCATCCTGCCCATGAGCCTCTCACAACCCTGCCTGCCGGTGGCCAACGTGGGTCCCACCCGCATCCTTCCGCACCTCTACCTGGGCTCCCAGAAGGACGTCCTCAACAAG GACTTGATGGCCCAGAATGGGATCACGTATGTGCTGAATGCCAGCAACACCTGCCCCAAGCCAGACTTCATCTGCGAGAGCCATTTCATGCGCATCCCCGTCAATGACAACTATTGTGAGAAGCTGCTGCCCTGGTTGGACAAGACCAACGACTTTATTG ACAAAGCCAAGGTGTCCAACTGCCGAGTCATCGTCCACTGTCTGGCGGGGATCTCCAGGTCAGCCACCATCGCCATTGCGTACATCATGAAGACGATGGGCCTGTCGTCAGATGATGCCTACAG GTTTGTGAAAGACCGCAGACCATCCATTTCACCCAACTTCAACTTCCTGGGTCAGCTGCTTGAGTTTGAAAAGGGCTTGAAGTTGCTGAAGGCTCTTTCTTCAGGTCCTGGCAATGCATTAGCTGACAGTCCAGAGGAGGAGCGTGAGTCTAAGAATGGGGAGGCTTACTGCGCGTTCCCAGGCCCTGAGTCCGGACATTTGGAGAAGAAGCTGGAGACCCCCGAGGTGGAGTCCAAGGTGGCCTCGCCCTCATCCCTGCAGCAGGGCTTCAACGGGCTCCACCTGTCGGCTGAGCGCATCCTGGACACGAATCGCCTTAAGCGCTCCTTCTCTCTGGACATCAAGTCCGTGTATGCTCCCAGCTCTGGTCCCCAGCGCCCCCCATCACTTGCTGTCACCCCTGTGGACTCCGAGGACGTCCCTAAGCTATGCAAGCTGGACAGCCCTGGGACCACTAATGGTGTGTGCCAGTTCTCCCCGGTTGGGGATAGCCCAGGTTCGGCCGAATCGCCCGTGGGCAGCGAGTCGCGGCCCAGGCAGCGGCGGAGGGGGAAGCCCACCAGTGGCAGCTCGCCGGCCCGCACGCTCAGCCTAGGCTTCAGCCGCGGCACAGCCGCGCACAAGAGCCCCAGCTTGGACGAGAACCTGAAGGCCTCTCTACTCCTCAGCCTGCCGGCTGCGGGCTCCAATGCAGCGTGGACCAAGCACAGAGAGCCAGCGCAGGCCACCACACCTGACACGCCCACGGGTGACGGACCTTGGTTCTTTGGTGCGGACACCTCAGCCGGAGGCTCTGCTGCCATGCGCTTCGGAGGAGCCCCATACGTGGCGTTCGGCTGCGGCGGACTAGCGGCCAGTTGCGAGGCAGTGCGCCTGCGAGAGAAGCCCCCCGAGGCTCGGGATGGGCGGGGCAGCTGGCACGAGGAGGCTCCGCCCACCGGCCCCTCCTCTGCTGACAAACAGTTCAAGCGGCGAAGCTGTCAGATGGAGTTCGAAGAGGGCATGGCTGAGACACGTTCCCGCGAGGAGCTCGGCAAGATCGGCAAGCAGTCCAGCTTCTCCGGCAGCATGGAGATCATCGAGGTGTCCTGA